From one Eisenibacter elegans DSM 3317 genomic stretch:
- a CDS encoding OsmC family protein, whose product MPTIKSTYLGQLRTQATHLQSGNTLLTDAPTDNNGRGEAFSPTDLVAAALGSCMMTIVGIVAEREGISLEGVTWETTKKMASQPRRIEAIEIRITFPQGHQLSQVQQAKLRNAAQTCPVALSLHPDLRQELTIVFE is encoded by the coding sequence ATGCCAACCATCAAAAGTACTTATCTAGGGCAGCTGCGCACGCAAGCCACCCACTTACAATCGGGCAATACCTTGCTGACAGATGCCCCTACTGACAACAACGGTCGGGGAGAGGCTTTTTCGCCTACCGACTTAGTCGCTGCTGCCCTGGGCAGCTGTATGATGACCATCGTGGGAATTGTGGCTGAGCGTGAGGGAATTTCCCTAGAGGGGGTTACTTGGGAAACAACCAAGAAAATGGCCTCCCAGCCCCGCCGTATTGAAGCCATCGAAATACGCATTACCTTCCCACAAGGTCATCAACTTAGCCAAGTCCAGCAAGCCAAGCTTCGTAATGCTGCCCAAACTTGCCCGGTAGCCCTGAGCCTACACCCTGACTTGCGCCAAGAGTTGACCATCGTCTTCGAATAG
- the panB gene encoding 3-methyl-2-oxobutanoate hydroxymethyltransferase, with product MSTYGAEVKRVTTHTLQEMKHRGEKIAMLTAYDFSLAKLVDGGGIDVILVGDSASNVMAGHETTLPITLDQMIYHASSVIRAVKRALVVVDLPFGSYQGNSSEALRSAIRIMKESGAHAVKLEGGAEIQESVSRILSAGIPVMGHLGLTPQSIYKFGTYTVRAKEEAEAQKLKDDALLLQEIGCFGLVLEKIPSALAQEVSQQLHIPTIGIGAGGHTDGQVLVLQDMLGINKDFHPRFLRRYADLHDIIKGAVSQYVQDVRDRDFPNEKEQY from the coding sequence ATGTCTACTTACGGAGCAGAAGTAAAACGTGTAACCACCCACACACTTCAAGAAATGAAGCATCGTGGCGAGAAAATCGCGATGCTTACCGCCTATGATTTTTCTCTGGCTAAACTTGTTGATGGCGGCGGCATTGATGTAATCTTGGTAGGCGATTCGGCCTCCAATGTGATGGCAGGACACGAAACCACCCTGCCCATTACGCTCGATCAGATGATTTACCATGCCTCTTCGGTTATTCGCGCTGTCAAGCGCGCCTTAGTGGTAGTGGATTTACCTTTTGGCTCTTACCAAGGCAACTCCTCAGAGGCGCTGCGATCGGCCATTCGTATTATGAAAGAATCGGGAGCACACGCGGTCAAACTCGAAGGCGGAGCCGAAATTCAAGAGTCCGTCAGCCGCATTCTCTCCGCAGGAATCCCCGTGATGGGGCACTTAGGCCTCACCCCTCAGTCCATCTATAAGTTTGGCACCTACACCGTCAGGGCCAAAGAAGAAGCCGAAGCCCAAAAACTAAAAGACGATGCCCTGCTTTTGCAAGAGATTGGGTGCTTTGGGCTGGTACTCGAAAAAATCCCTTCTGCCCTAGCGCAAGAAGTCAGCCAACAACTCCATATTCCTACTATCGGTATAGGCGCAGGAGGGCATACTGACGGACAAGTACTCGTATTACAAGATATGCTCGGTATCAACAAAGATTTTCACCCTCGCTTCTTACGTCGTTATGCAGACCTTCATGACATCATCAAAGGGGCTGTATCACAATATGTGCAAGATGTACGAGACCGTGATTTTCCCAATGAGAAAGAACAGTATTGA
- a CDS encoding MATE family efflux transporter — MTGLGVAAGRAWWQRYQDTFRKMLILSYPIVISQLGIIIIAVTDNAMVGQLGEEYLAAAGIANSVYMLITILGIGLTNVIAPLTAAAQSKKSGGDLHDLLTNTLWISLLMGVAIAVILAVLAWNFTWFQQTAEVSRLAVPYLMALGISAVPMCVFLGGKSFSEGLSIAKPATYIVYVSVVLNVVFNWLLIFGNLGFPALGLVGAGIATIISRLATAVLMWAFIARSSRIRQYLPQIQWQQAGGYWFKRIWFLGLPTGMQYFFEAGAFSGAAIMIGWLGTLPLAAHQVAINLASATYMIIIGVSAAGAIQVGQAAGYQDWHQARRAGISALLLGGGFMALCGIGFLLGNQHLALLYGVENEQVLRLVSQLLILAALFQLSDGIQAVGLGILRGISDVTIPTLITLFAYWGIGLPLGYALAFWIDWGAVGMWIGLSVALTLSAILLNTRFFWLLGKRRKQQPHHDTLPNQEVKPNFENV, encoded by the coding sequence ATGACAGGGTTAGGAGTGGCCGCAGGCCGTGCGTGGTGGCAACGCTATCAAGATACTTTTCGCAAAATGCTCATTTTGAGCTATCCTATTGTGATTTCACAGCTAGGTATTATCATCATTGCCGTTACAGACAATGCCATGGTAGGTCAATTGGGGGAAGAATACCTAGCTGCCGCCGGCATTGCCAACTCGGTATATATGCTTATCACGATTTTGGGGATAGGCCTGACCAATGTCATTGCCCCTCTTACTGCCGCTGCGCAGAGCAAAAAAAGCGGTGGAGATTTACATGACCTACTCACCAATACGCTCTGGATTTCGTTGTTGATGGGGGTAGCGATCGCTGTGATATTGGCTGTCTTGGCTTGGAATTTTACGTGGTTCCAACAAACCGCCGAAGTTAGCCGCTTGGCTGTGCCCTACTTGATGGCCTTGGGCATATCGGCAGTACCTATGTGTGTGTTTTTGGGAGGCAAGAGCTTTAGCGAAGGTTTGTCGATAGCCAAACCGGCTACTTATATTGTGTATGTATCGGTGGTGTTGAATGTGGTATTCAACTGGTTATTGATTTTCGGCAACCTAGGTTTTCCTGCTTTGGGGCTTGTAGGGGCGGGCATCGCCACCATCATTTCGCGTTTGGCTACAGCAGTACTGATGTGGGCATTTATAGCACGTTCTTCTCGTATTCGGCAGTATCTGCCCCAAATCCAATGGCAGCAAGCCGGCGGCTACTGGTTTAAGCGTATTTGGTTCTTGGGTCTGCCTACAGGGATGCAGTATTTTTTTGAGGCCGGTGCATTTTCAGGTGCAGCCATTATGATTGGCTGGCTAGGTACGTTGCCGTTAGCTGCCCATCAAGTTGCTATCAACTTGGCTTCGGCTACCTATATGATTATCATTGGGGTGTCGGCAGCGGGCGCTATCCAAGTTGGGCAGGCTGCCGGCTACCAAGACTGGCATCAGGCACGCCGTGCCGGCATCAGTGCCTTGTTGTTGGGAGGCGGATTTATGGCGCTCTGTGGAATAGGCTTTCTGCTGGGCAATCAGCATCTGGCCTTGTTATATGGCGTTGAAAACGAGCAGGTATTAAGGTTGGTGTCCCAGTTACTTATTTTAGCGGCCTTGTTCCAACTTTCTGACGGTATTCAGGCTGTAGGGCTAGGTATTTTACGCGGCATCTCAGACGTAACCATCCCGACCCTCATTACGCTCTTTGCCTATTGGGGAATTGGCCTGCCCTTGGGCTATGCCTTGGCTTTCTGGATAGACTGGGGCGCGGTGGGTATGTGGATTGGGCTTTCGGTGGCGCTCACCCTCTCAGCCATCTTACTAAACACACGCTTTTTTTGGCTGCTTGGCAAGCGCCGAAAACAACAGCCACATCACGACACGCTGCCAAACCAAGAGGTGAAGCCAAATTTCGAGAATGTTTAA
- a CDS encoding SixA phosphatase family protein: MNHKNLLLMRHAEAATDRYTHDTERLLTQRGQQQALAAGKTLVQQQLIPEVIYASAAQRTRQTALAVAQTLGIPETQIRFLPELYAASLATLLQTIQGFSDTQQQILLIAHNPGIGYLASYLSGQQGWAFPPAGLMCLGFDLQEWQYLGEGTALRVQWLDSEPS, translated from the coding sequence ATGAACCATAAAAACTTACTCTTGATGCGCCACGCCGAGGCTGCCACCGACCGCTATACCCATGATACGGAGCGCCTGCTGACCCAGCGCGGCCAACAACAGGCCTTGGCTGCCGGTAAAACCCTAGTACAACAACAACTAATCCCAGAGGTAATATATGCCAGTGCGGCGCAACGTACCCGCCAAACGGCCTTGGCTGTAGCCCAAACATTAGGCATTCCAGAAACACAAATACGCTTTTTGCCAGAGTTATATGCGGCCTCCTTGGCTACTTTGCTACAAACCATCCAAGGCTTCAGCGACACCCAACAACAAATTTTATTGATAGCCCACAACCCCGGTATTGGCTATTTGGCCTCTTATCTAAGTGGCCAACAAGGCTGGGCTTTTCCGCCTGCGGGGCTTATGTGTTTGGGCTTTGACCTCCAAGAATGGCAATACCTTGGAGAGGGTACTGCGTTGCGTGTGCAGTGGCTGGATAGTGAGCCAAGCTAA
- the sufB gene encoding Fe-S cluster assembly protein SufB, translating to MSKETDVLEKHISSDYKYGFETNIETDVAPKGLNEDTIRFISAKKNEPEWMLQWRLDAYQTWLSMTEPNWQNVQYPPVDYQGISYYAAPKQKKQLNDLNEVDPELLATFEKLGISLDEQKRLTGVAVDAVIDSVSITTTFKSKLAEMGIIFCSMSEAIQEHPELIRKYLGKVVPVNDNYFAALNSAVFSDGSFCYIPKGVRCPMELSTYFRINTAGTGQFERTLIVADESSYVSYLEGCTAPMRDENQLHAAVVELIALDNAEIKYSTVQNWYPGDKEGKGGIYNFVTKRGICEGAHSKISWTQVETGSAVTWKYPSCILKGDYSIGEFYSVAVTNNYQQADTGTKMIHIGKNTKSRIVSKGISAGHSQNSYRGQVKVFKRAEGARNFSQCDSLLMGDLCGAHTFPYIDIDNSSAVVEHEATTSKIGEDQLFYCTQRGIDPETAVALIVNGYAKEVLNQLPMEFAVEAQKLLAISLEGSVG from the coding sequence ATGTCAAAGGAAACCGACGTTTTAGAGAAGCACATCAGTTCGGACTATAAATATGGCTTTGAAACCAATATAGAGACAGATGTAGCCCCAAAAGGGCTCAATGAAGATACAATCCGTTTTATTTCTGCAAAAAAAAACGAACCCGAATGGATGCTCCAGTGGCGGCTAGATGCATACCAGACTTGGCTGTCAATGACAGAACCAAACTGGCAAAATGTACAGTATCCACCAGTAGACTACCAAGGCATTAGCTATTATGCTGCGCCCAAGCAGAAAAAGCAACTCAATGACCTCAACGAAGTAGACCCAGAGTTGTTGGCTACTTTTGAAAAGTTGGGAATCTCGCTTGATGAGCAAAAACGCCTGACAGGTGTTGCTGTAGATGCCGTGATTGACAGTGTGTCTATTACCACTACTTTCAAGTCAAAGTTGGCTGAGATGGGTATCATCTTCTGCTCTATGAGCGAAGCCATCCAAGAACACCCCGAATTGATACGCAAGTACCTCGGAAAGGTAGTACCGGTAAATGATAACTATTTTGCTGCCCTCAACTCAGCAGTATTCAGTGATGGGTCTTTCTGCTACATCCCCAAAGGAGTACGCTGCCCAATGGAGCTTTCGACTTATTTCCGTATCAACACCGCCGGAACAGGTCAGTTTGAGCGTACCCTCATCGTGGCTGACGAAAGCAGCTATGTGAGTTATCTCGAAGGATGTACAGCACCCATGCGTGATGAAAATCAGCTACACGCAGCTGTAGTAGAGCTGATCGCCCTCGACAATGCCGAAATCAAATACTCTACTGTACAAAACTGGTATCCCGGCGACAAAGAAGGCAAAGGAGGGATTTATAACTTCGTAACCAAACGCGGTATCTGCGAAGGAGCACACTCCAAAATCTCTTGGACACAAGTAGAAACCGGTTCCGCCGTTACTTGGAAATACCCCAGCTGTATCCTCAAAGGTGATTACTCTATTGGGGAGTTTTATTCGGTGGCGGTTACCAACAATTACCAGCAGGCTGATACCGGAACAAAGATGATTCACATCGGCAAAAACACCAAGAGCCGTATCGTCTCCAAGGGTATCTCGGCAGGCCACAGCCAAAACTCCTACCGAGGCCAAGTAAAGGTGTTTAAGAGAGCAGAAGGTGCACGCAATTTTTCTCAGTGTGATTCGCTTTTGATGGGTGATTTGTGTGGCGCACACACCTTCCCCTATATCGATATAGACAACTCCAGCGCCGTAGTAGAACACGAAGCTACTACCTCCAAAATTGGAGAAGATCAACTGTTTTATTGTACCCAGCGCGGTATTGACCCCGAAACCGCTGTGGCGCTTATCGTCAATGGTTATGCCAAGGAAGTACTGAACCAGTTGCCGATGGAGTTTGCCGTAGAAGCGCAAAAACTACTGGCCATCAGCCTCGAAGGCAGTGTCGGATAA
- the erm gene encoding 23S ribosomal RNA methyltransferase Erm, whose translation MTKKKLPVRFTGQHFTIDKVLIEDAIKQANINSQDTVLDIGAGKGFITVHLLKIANNVVAIENDTALVEHLRKLFSDGQNVQVVGCDFRNFAVPKFPFKVVSNIPYAITSDIFKILMFESLENFLRGSIVLQLEPAQKLFSDKLYNPFTVLYHTFFDLKLLYEISPKSFLPPPTVKSALLNVKRKQSAIDFKLKAKYLAFISCLLQKPDLSVRTALKSIFRKSQVRTISEKFGINLNAQIVCLSPSQWKNCFLEMLKVVPERFHPS comes from the coding sequence ATGACAAAAAAGAAATTGCCCGTTCGTTTCACGGGTCAGCACTTTACTATTGATAAAGTGCTCATAGAAGATGCGATAAAACAAGCAAACATAAATAGTCAAGATACGGTTTTAGATATTGGGGCAGGCAAGGGTTTTATTACTGTCCATTTATTAAAAATTGCCAACAATGTTGTAGCTATTGAAAACGACACAGCTTTGGTTGAACATTTACGAAAGTTATTTTCTGATGGCCAAAATGTTCAAGTTGTCGGTTGTGATTTTAGGAATTTTGCAGTTCCGAAATTTCCTTTCAAAGTGGTATCAAATATTCCTTATGCTATTACTTCCGATATTTTCAAAATTCTGATGTTTGAGAGTCTTGAAAATTTTCTTAGAGGGTCCATTGTCCTTCAGTTAGAACCTGCTCAAAAGTTGTTTTCGGATAAGCTCTATAATCCATTTACCGTTTTGTATCATACTTTCTTTGATTTAAAACTTCTTTATGAGATAAGTCCTAAAAGTTTTTTGCCACCGCCAACTGTCAAGTCAGCTCTGTTAAACGTTAAAAGAAAACAGTCGGCTATTGATTTTAAACTTAAAGCCAAGTACTTAGCGTTTATTTCCTGTCTTTTACAGAAGCCTGATTTATCTGTCAGAACTGCTTTAAAGTCGATTTTCAGAAAAAGTCAGGTCAGGACAATTTCGGAAAAGTTCGGTATAAACCTTAATGCTCAAATTGTCTGTTTATCGCCAAGTCAATGGAAAAACTGTTTTTTGGAAATGCTGAAAGTTGTCCCCGAAAGATTTCATCCGTCATAA
- a CDS encoding OmpA family protein → MKKITLLLLCMILGSSCVAKKKFLEADTRAKTLAAQLEQTQVECNNVRLELQGAQQTVRNQEGQIANLSNQVDFLKNTNTNLLERLSDLSVVSKAGAESIQRSLETLNQQSQYIKDLNQSMQRKDSLNLALVMSIKRSLDNINDEDIVVEVKKGVVYISISDKLLFRSGSAELSAASENVLSKIARVVNDHKDFDILVEGHTDNVPISRQCFEDNWDLSAKRAIAVVRHLQTKHRVAPQRMTAGGRSEYLPKASNATADGRSKNRRTEIIILPKLDEFFQLLENQPKN, encoded by the coding sequence ATGAAAAAAATAACTTTGCTCCTCCTTTGTATGATTTTGGGCAGCTCTTGTGTTGCTAAGAAGAAGTTTCTGGAAGCAGATACTCGCGCCAAGACCTTGGCCGCCCAGCTAGAACAAACTCAAGTAGAGTGTAATAATGTTAGACTCGAACTACAAGGGGCGCAGCAGACGGTTCGCAACCAAGAAGGACAAATCGCCAACCTCAGCAACCAAGTAGATTTCCTCAAAAACACCAACACCAACTTATTAGAGCGCCTTTCGGACCTTTCGGTGGTGAGCAAGGCCGGCGCTGAGAGCATCCAGCGAAGCCTAGAAACTCTCAACCAACAAAGCCAATATATCAAAGACCTCAACCAATCGATGCAGCGTAAGGACTCGCTCAACTTGGCGTTGGTAATGAGTATCAAACGCTCACTCGACAATATCAACGACGAAGACATCGTGGTAGAAGTAAAAAAAGGCGTGGTCTATATTTCTATTTCTGACAAGCTGCTCTTCCGCTCGGGTAGCGCAGAGCTGAGCGCGGCCTCAGAGAATGTCTTGTCTAAGATTGCGCGAGTGGTCAATGACCATAAAGATTTTGACATCTTGGTAGAAGGCCATACAGACAATGTGCCTATTTCGCGCCAGTGTTTTGAAGACAATTGGGATTTGAGCGCCAAGCGTGCCATTGCGGTTGTGCGCCATCTCCAAACCAAACACCGCGTAGCTCCCCAACGAATGACTGCTGGTGGGCGTTCAGAATATCTGCCCAAGGCCTCTAACGCTACTGCTGATGGCCGCAGCAAAAACCGTCGCACAGAAATCATTATCTTGCCCAAGCTAGATGAGTTTTTCCAACTTCTTGAAAATCAGCCGAAAAACTAG
- a CDS encoding TolC family protein encodes MNNFIEIPKCVLFAMVLFASFMGSRAYAQGGPWTLDQCVDYAYENNLSIRQSLLEVRNSQNTYTQSQWERGPALDANISQGWSFGRTVDPFSNQFVSQSFNFNNSSLVLSWTIFAGGQIRHNIQQNNYSLTASQLNVEQVKYDVALNVATAYLNVLLNQELLNVAIKQREATQEQLDRTQKLFNAGSVAINQVVDLQAQLANDELNIVNAENQVLLSKLNLMQVMNLPAADDFDLAITTLPDIGRAEIYPQAPAEIYVSAEQTWAGIKRTEMSIRSSEASVEAAQGRRYPTLSFSANLSSGYSSARTLFDQSISSQTQIIGVVDGTGQTVSTTVPVVDRVPRDYPFLQQYGDNFGQGFSFNLRIPIFNRRQISTGIQNSKLQVERNRLEAQNVRVQLRQNIEQSYNDARAATISYNAQRQQLEALQLAFETTERRFNAGAASAVDFNIAKINRDRAEADLVRAKYNHIFRQKVLDYYQNKPITLD; translated from the coding sequence ATGAATAATTTTATTGAAATTCCTAAATGCGTTTTGTTTGCAATGGTGCTGTTTGCTAGCTTTATGGGCAGCAGGGCATATGCACAAGGCGGCCCTTGGACTCTAGACCAGTGTGTGGACTATGCTTATGAAAATAACCTCAGCATCCGCCAAAGCCTTCTAGAAGTACGCAATAGCCAAAACACCTACACACAGTCGCAGTGGGAACGAGGGCCTGCACTGGATGCCAACATCAGTCAAGGTTGGAGCTTTGGCCGTACGGTTGACCCATTCTCCAACCAATTCGTCTCGCAATCTTTTAATTTCAACAATAGTTCTTTGGTGCTTTCGTGGACTATCTTTGCTGGAGGGCAAATCCGCCACAATATCCAACAAAATAACTACAGCCTCACTGCTAGCCAGCTCAATGTAGAGCAAGTCAAGTATGATGTAGCCCTCAATGTAGCTACAGCATACCTAAATGTACTGCTCAACCAAGAGTTGCTCAATGTGGCTATCAAACAACGTGAAGCCACTCAAGAACAGCTTGACCGCACCCAGAAGCTCTTCAATGCAGGCTCTGTGGCCATCAACCAAGTGGTGGACTTGCAAGCCCAGCTTGCCAATGATGAGCTCAACATTGTCAATGCCGAAAACCAAGTGCTGCTCTCAAAGCTCAACCTGATGCAGGTGATGAACCTTCCGGCTGCCGATGACTTTGATCTAGCCATTACTACCCTACCAGATATAGGCCGCGCAGAGATTTATCCGCAAGCACCCGCAGAAATTTATGTCAGTGCGGAGCAAACTTGGGCGGGCATCAAGCGTACCGAAATGAGTATTCGAAGCAGTGAGGCTTCGGTAGAAGCAGCCCAAGGCCGCCGCTACCCTACCTTGTCCTTTAGTGCGAACCTCTCCTCGGGATATTCTAGCGCACGAACACTCTTCGACCAATCCATCAGCAGTCAAACACAAATCATTGGGGTGGTTGATGGGACAGGCCAGACTGTTTCTACTACTGTACCTGTGGTAGACCGGGTCCCCCGCGATTATCCCTTCTTACAACAATACGGGGATAACTTTGGCCAAGGGTTTTCTTTCAACTTACGCATCCCGATTTTCAACCGCCGTCAAATCTCGACAGGCATACAAAATAGCAAGCTCCAAGTAGAGCGTAACCGACTCGAAGCGCAAAATGTACGGGTACAGCTTCGCCAAAATATAGAGCAGTCTTATAATGATGCACGCGCTGCCACGATTTCGTACAATGCCCAACGCCAACAGCTCGAAGCATTACAGTTAGCCTTTGAAACCACAGAGCGCCGATTCAACGCTGGGGCGGCGAGTGCGGTTGATTTTAACATTGCCAAAATCAACCGTGACCGTGCCGAAGCGGACCTTGTTCGTGCTAAATACAACCATATTTTCCGCCAAAAAGTACTGGACTACTACCAAAACAAACCCATTACCTTAGACTAG
- the mnmG gene encoding tRNA uridine-5-carboxymethylaminomethyl(34) synthesis enzyme MnmG codes for MFPIYDVIVVGAGHAGCEAAAAAAQMGSKVMLITMDMNKIAQMSCNPAMGGVAKGQIVREVDALGGMSGIISDKTMIQFRMLNRSKGAAMWSPRCQSDRMRFAEEWRLALEQMPNVDFWQEMVTGIVVKDGRACGVRTAIGVEINAKAVILTNGTFMNGIIHIGEKQFGGGRMGEKASKGITEQLVSLGFEAGRMKTGTPPRIDGRSLNYEAMEEQPGDENPSKFSFMDTPALTKQRSCHITYTNPAVHDILQTGFEQSPMFTGRIQGLGPRYCPSIEDKINRFAERDRHQIFVEPEGWSTVEVYVNGFSTSLPEDVQYKALRCIPGFENAKMFRPGYAIEYDYFPPTQLKLTLETQLIENLYFAGQINGTTGYEEAACQGLMAGINAHRKIHEEEPLVLKRSEAYIGVLIDDLVNKGTDEPYRMFTSRAEYRILLRQDNADLRLTELAYALGVATEERVTRVREKKQQIAALQQAFETLKIRTEEANPMLEAIGSSPIRETTTCLHLLRRPNIDLAYMAQYFVPLRQLLEQYDGEVVDQVEVMTKYDSYIEKEQKMAERMAELEDLRIPQDFDYALLQAISIESREKLRKIRPETIGQAARISGVRPSDISILMVYLGR; via the coding sequence ATGTTCCCAATATATGATGTAATCGTAGTAGGTGCCGGACACGCCGGCTGTGAAGCCGCCGCCGCCGCCGCTCAGATGGGCTCCAAAGTAATGCTCATCACGATGGATATGAACAAAATCGCGCAAATGTCGTGCAACCCTGCCATGGGTGGGGTAGCCAAAGGGCAGATAGTGCGCGAGGTAGATGCCCTAGGCGGGATGAGTGGCATCATTTCAGACAAAACCATGATTCAGTTCCGAATGCTCAACCGCTCCAAAGGCGCTGCCATGTGGAGCCCCCGTTGCCAAAGCGACCGCATGCGCTTTGCCGAAGAGTGGCGCTTGGCGCTAGAGCAAATGCCCAACGTAGATTTCTGGCAAGAAATGGTTACGGGCATTGTCGTCAAAGATGGGCGCGCCTGTGGCGTGCGTACCGCTATCGGAGTAGAAATCAATGCCAAGGCCGTTATTCTGACCAATGGCACGTTTATGAACGGCATCATCCATATTGGCGAAAAACAGTTTGGTGGAGGGCGTATGGGCGAAAAAGCTTCCAAAGGCATCACTGAGCAACTTGTTTCTTTGGGCTTTGAGGCCGGACGGATGAAGACTGGTACACCGCCACGCATCGATGGGCGCTCGCTCAATTACGAAGCTATGGAAGAACAACCCGGCGACGAAAACCCCAGCAAGTTCTCTTTTATGGATACCCCGGCGCTGACCAAACAGCGCAGCTGCCATATTACCTATACCAACCCTGCCGTACACGATATTCTGCAAACAGGCTTCGAGCAGTCCCCTATGTTTACGGGGCGCATTCAAGGCCTTGGGCCGCGCTATTGCCCTTCGATAGAAGACAAGATCAACCGCTTTGCAGAACGGGACCGCCACCAGATTTTTGTAGAGCCAGAAGGATGGAGCACCGTCGAGGTGTATGTGAATGGTTTTTCGACCTCCTTGCCTGAAGATGTGCAATACAAAGCCCTACGATGCATCCCCGGTTTTGAAAATGCCAAGATGTTCCGCCCCGGCTATGCCATCGAGTATGACTATTTCCCACCCACACAGCTCAAACTCACCCTCGAAACCCAGCTGATAGAAAACCTCTATTTTGCAGGGCAAATCAATGGCACTACAGGCTATGAGGAGGCCGCCTGCCAAGGGCTGATGGCCGGCATCAATGCCCACCGCAAAATCCACGAAGAAGAGCCGCTCGTGCTCAAGCGCTCAGAGGCTTACATAGGCGTACTCATCGACGACCTCGTAAACAAAGGTACTGATGAGCCCTACCGTATGTTTACCTCCCGCGCCGAGTACCGCATCTTGCTGCGACAAGACAATGCCGACTTGCGCTTGACCGAACTGGCCTATGCGCTGGGCGTAGCCACAGAAGAACGTGTAACCCGTGTACGGGAGAAAAAGCAGCAAATCGCCGCCCTACAGCAAGCTTTTGAAACCCTCAAAATTCGTACAGAAGAGGCTAACCCTATGCTGGAAGCCATCGGCTCCTCTCCCATACGTGAAACGACTACCTGTCTGCACCTACTCCGACGACCCAACATCGACTTGGCCTATATGGCACAATATTTTGTCCCCTTGCGCCAACTACTGGAGCAGTATGACGGCGAAGTGGTCGATCAGGTAGAGGTGATGACCAAGTACGATAGCTATATCGAAAAAGAGCAAAAAATGGCCGAGCGGATGGCCGAGCTCGAAGACTTGCGCATCCCACAAGATTTTGACTATGCGCTGTTGCAGGCCATTTCTATCGAAAGCCGCGAAAAACTGCGTAAAATACGTCCCGAAACCATTGGCCAGGCCGCCCGCATTAGTGGTGTGCGCCCATCGGATATTTCAATTTTGATGGTATATTTGGGGCGATAA
- a CDS encoding response regulator — MKDGKIELVMLVDDNDTDNFISKRIIEITNFAPRVEVKNSGKSALEYLEQEQNNPDNLPDVIFLDINMPIVDGFVFLFEFDSFPQTVKDKCKIVILSSSNNKRDIARIIDNDYVIKFITKPLTEKALEEVNALLSNS, encoded by the coding sequence ATGAAAGACGGTAAAATCGAATTAGTGATGCTTGTGGATGATAACGATACCGATAACTTTATCAGTAAGCGCATCATCGAAATCACCAACTTTGCCCCGCGCGTAGAAGTGAAAAACTCCGGCAAGAGCGCCCTCGAATATCTCGAACAAGAGCAAAACAACCCAGACAACTTGCCTGATGTGATTTTTTTGGACATCAACATGCCTATTGTCGATGGATTCGTGTTTTTGTTTGAGTTTGACTCTTTCCCCCAAACAGTCAAAGACAAATGCAAGATTGTCATCTTGTCTAGCTCCAACAACAAAAGAGATATTGCCCGTATCATTGATAATGACTACGTGATCAAGTTCATCACCAAGCCATTGACCGAAAAGGCGCTTGAAGAAGTAAATGCCTTGTTGAGTAATAGCTAA